The Proteus terrae subsp. cibarius genome contains the following window.
TCATCGTTTTATTGGTGATCGCCATTATTGCAGCGGCATTCGGTGGATATAGTTGGTGGGCATTGAAGCATGCTAAATCAGGTTCAGCGGGCACAAGTCAGCAAAAAGTTATACCAGCACCCGTTTTTATGTCATTAGAACCCTTTACGGTAAATCTAATTGATGACGAAGAACACTTAGACAGAGTGCTCTACATAGGGATCACATTAAGATTGCATAATGAAGACACTCGTAAGCGTCTACATGATTATTTACCAGAGGTTCGTAGCCGCTTGTTATTACTGCTTTCTCGTCAACAGGCTAATAAGCTCGCGACAGACAATGGAAAACTCCAGCTAATGACGGATGTAAAAGAAACGCTGAGACCGACTCTCGTACCGGGAGAATCTGAACAGATCCTCTCCGATGTACTGTTTACCACGTTTATTCTGCGATAATCATTATGAGCGATAATATCCTTTCACAGGCAGAGATTGATGCTCTGCTGAATGATGACACATCAGGTGACGACGCCAAAAAAAGCGCGAACAGGGAACCTGCGATAGCGAAGGATCCGAATGAACCGGATATTCAGCCTTATGACCCCAACACGCAACGTCGTGTGGTTCGAGAACGTTTACAGTCGTTAGAAATTATTAACGAACGCTTTGCACGTCAATTCCGTATGGGGCTGTTTAACATGCTCCGTCGGAGTCCTGACATTACTGTTGGTGGCGTTAAAATTCACCCTTATCACGACTTTGCTCGTAACTTACCTGTGCCAACGAACCTTAACTTGGTGCATTTAAAACCGTTACGAGGAACAGCATTATTTACCTTTGAACCAAATCTGGTTTATATCGCGGTAGATAACCTGTTTGGTGGTGATGGCCGTTTTCCAATCCCTGTGGAAGGACGTGAATTTACCAACACAGAGCAGCGGATCATCAACAAAATGTTGAAACTGGCACTTGATGCCTACCGTGATGCTTGGGATTCCATATTCAAAATTCAGGTGGAATATGTTCGTTCTGAAATGCAGGTGAAATTTACCAATATCACCTCATCACCGAATGACATTGTCGTTACGACACCTTTTCAGGTAGAAATTGGCTCAATGGTTGGGGAATTTAGTATTTGTATTCCGTTTGCCATGATTGAGCCATTACGTGAACGACTGATCAATCCACCAATTGAAAATGTCCGTCAAGAAGATGGGGTTTGGTTAGATAGTTTAGTCAACCAAGTTCAGCATTCAGAGCTTGAACTGGTCGCAAACTTTACTGACATCCCACTGCGTTTATCAAAAGTGTTAACACTTAAAGAAGGGGATGTTATCCCGATTGATAAACCAGAAAGATTGATTGCACATGTTGATGGTGTGCCCGTATTAACAAGCCAATACGGTACAGTAAATGGGCAATATGCCCTTCGTGTTGAACACCTAATTAACCCTGTTTTAAACGCTCTGGATGAGGAACAAACCAATGAGTGATGCAAATCGCCCAACTGATAATTCACAATCGGCTGAGGATATGTGGGCTGATGCAATGGAACAGCAAACTGGGAAAAGCCAGGATAATAGTTCCGATCTATTTGAACATCTTTTACCTGAAGACGATACGCTGAATCATCTCTCTGACATCAATTTGATTATGGATATTCCAGTCAAATTAACAGTAGAGTTAGGCCGCACCAAAATGACCATTAAAAAATTACTGAGCCTGTCACAAGGTTCTGTCGTTTCACTGGATGGTTTAGCAGGTGAGCCTCTTGATATTCTTATCAATGGTTATTTAATCGCTCAAGGTGAAGTTGTGGTTGTTTCTGATAAATACGGTATTCGTATTACCGATATCATTACACCATCAGAACGTATGCGTCGTCTGAGCCGTTAATCTATGGAACAGCTTCCTTCCTTTTCCAGCCAAGGTGCGGTAAATACTACCGCACCCGCTACAACACAAACTGTTCAAACACCTACACAACCGTTGCCTGTAGGTCAAAGTCTTGCTCAAGTTAGCACGGCACTTGCGGGCATCATTGTTCTTATTATTGTTGCTATGTGGTTATTTCGCCGTTTTGGCTTTACCCGTGGTTCATTTAAAGGAACAACAGCACAACTGAGTGTCAAAGCAAGTTGTTCGTTAGGTGCGAAAGAACGAGTGG
Protein-coding sequences here:
- the fliL gene encoding flagellar basal body-associated protein FliL; amino-acid sequence: MSNYSNERKSYSLILIIVLLVIAIIAAAFGGYSWWALKHAKSGSAGTSQQKVIPAPVFMSLEPFTVNLIDDEEHLDRVLYIGITLRLHNEDTRKRLHDYLPEVRSRLLLLLSRQQANKLATDNGKLQLMTDVKETLRPTLVPGESEQILSDVLFTTFILR
- the fliM gene encoding flagellar motor switch protein FliM, whose protein sequence is MSDNILSQAEIDALLNDDTSGDDAKKSANREPAIAKDPNEPDIQPYDPNTQRRVVRERLQSLEIINERFARQFRMGLFNMLRRSPDITVGGVKIHPYHDFARNLPVPTNLNLVHLKPLRGTALFTFEPNLVYIAVDNLFGGDGRFPIPVEGREFTNTEQRIINKMLKLALDAYRDAWDSIFKIQVEYVRSEMQVKFTNITSSPNDIVVTTPFQVEIGSMVGEFSICIPFAMIEPLRERLINPPIENVRQEDGVWLDSLVNQVQHSELELVANFTDIPLRLSKVLTLKEGDVIPIDKPERLIAHVDGVPVLTSQYGTVNGQYALRVEHLINPVLNALDEEQTNE
- the fliN gene encoding flagellar motor switch protein FliN, whose translation is MSDANRPTDNSQSAEDMWADAMEQQTGKSQDNSSDLFEHLLPEDDTLNHLSDINLIMDIPVKLTVELGRTKMTIKKLLSLSQGSVVSLDGLAGEPLDILINGYLIAQGEVVVVSDKYGIRITDIITPSERMRRLSR
- the fliO gene encoding flagellar biosynthetic protein FliO, producing the protein MEQLPSFSSQGAVNTTAPATTQTVQTPTQPLPVGQSLAQVSTALAGIIVLIIVAMWLFRRFGFTRGSFKGTTAQLSVKASCSLGAKERVVVVEIEQEWLVLGVTASQVNLLHKLPIPEKASQEATSSPTSPLFTQILQKTLKRDKGNS